The Paenibacillus amylolyticus genome contains the following window.
CATGAATCGTGTACCATTTGTTGTCCTGCGTGGGATGTCGGATAAAGCGGATGGTTCGGCACATGTGAACTTTGCTGAATTTACCGTGGAATCTTCGCAGCGTTCACATCGCATTGTGGAGCATATGTTGGAAAATATGTAATTGCATAGGCTTGGATAGTAAAGCGATACATGATGAATGAAAGACCGCCTTTCGATTAGCTACTCCATGAGGTATGGATCAAGCTGTGAGAGGCGGTCTTTGTTATGTATATCGTTTTGCCAACAAATCTCGAATCAGTACATGAACCGATGGCGGAAGCGTACACGATCAAACTGTTCTTCCGATGTGATAGGCACCTGACTTCCGATCCGTACCATCAAACAGTTCGCAGGATGTGAACAGATCTCAGGATCGTCTGTTGCATACCAGGTCATGTCAATCGTTTGCATCAGCCTCTCCATCATTTTGCGATAATCCCATACGTCCAATCCGCTGCCCTTCAGGTCCCAATGCCAATAATATTCTGTGGTGAAAATAATGTAGTTCTCCATGTAGTGATCTTCCAGAGCGGTAAGCAACATCTCGCGTCCAATGCCGAGCGAACGATAGTCGTCTGCAACCTCGATTGCCCCAAGCTCAATCAGATCAGTCATATTGCCCTCCGACCAGCGTTCACAATCATCCGCGTAGTGGAAGGTTACATAGCCGATAATCGTTTCATTTTCGTGTGCAATGATAATTCGACCTTCAGGCAATGCTGCGATCTCCGCCAGAGCTTCCTGCTGCTCCGTTGGGCGCCGAAAGGCATCCAGGTCCGAGTGGAAGGCAAGGCGGCTGATCTCCTCGGCCTGCACGGGGCCTTCAACCGTAATCCGATGGCCGGACTTGAAGATGGAACGCATGTGATGTTCTTTGATATGTTCCATGGTTTTTGCTCCTTTCTCTCTCCTACTTATAGAGGTTGTTCAGAAAGTTTGCTATTGCAAAATCCAAAAAATAGAAAAGCCATAGACGACAATTGAAAAGATTTGCTATAATTGCGTAGACAAAAAATGTTCACAATTCAATACAGTATGGTTAACACCTGTTTGGCCGAGCAATACATGATGAGAAGTTCTCTCTACTAATGTAAGCGCTAACTGGAAGATCAGTCAACACAAAGGCAATGAGAAATGATCCCTAACGGGAATCGAAATGTCGAGTTGAAGGAGGCTGGCAAGCATGAGTCAAGCACATGGTGAGATGCTGCAAACGGTTGTGTCTGAATCTAATCTGGGCGATTACACGGAGGCGAGAAGCCGGTTTGATTGGGAATCGGTGGAAAGGCACTTTACGTGGCACGCCAGCGGAAAGGTAAACATGGCGCATGAAGCGATTGACCGTCATGTACTGGAAGGAAGGGGCGGAAAGACCGCTTTATTGTATAGCGATGCTTCGCGCGAAGAGGCCTATACTTTTGCTGACTTGAGTGAACAATCAAGTCGATTCGGGAATGTTCTCCGCAAATATGGCATCGCCAAAGGGGATCGGTGTTTATTTTTATGCCGCGAAGTCCTGAACTGTATTTCAGTCTACTTGGTATATTAAAAGCTGGAGCCATCGCGGGCCCTTTATTCGAAGCTTTTATGGAAACAGCAGTGAAGGACCGGCTGGAGGATAGCGGGGCAGTGGCACTCGTGACAACGCCGGAATTGCTGAAACGCATCAAACGTTCCGAGTTGCCTGAACTCAAACATATATTTATTGTGGGTGGGGGCGCGCAGACTGAGGAAGGACTCATCGATTTTGATGCAGAGATGTCCGCCGCTTCGGACGAGATGGAAGTGGAGTGGTTGAATCGTGAGGACGGTTTGCTAATTCACTATACCTCAGGCTCTACGGGTAAGCCCAAAGGCGTGTACCATGTTCAGAATGCCATGATTCAGCACTATTATACAGGTAAAGTTGTCCTGGATCTACGTGAAGATGATGTGTACTGGTGCACTGCTGACCCGGGTTGGGTCACAGGGACTTCTTACGGTATCTTTGCTCCATGGCTCAATGGAGTGACCAATGTGATACGGGGTGGTCGTTTCAGTCCTCAAGATTGGTACAGTACCATCCAGAAGAACAAAGTCACAGTATGGTACAGTGCGCCAACGGCCTTCCGCATGCTGATGGGAGCAGGAGAAGAGACCATTGCCCAGTTTGATCTGAGCAGTCTGCGTCATGTCATGTCTGTCGGTGAGCCGCTGAATCCGGAGGTTGTTCGTTGGGGATGGAAAGCCTATGGTCAGCGAATACATGATACCTGGTGGATGACGGAAACAGGTGCACAGCTGATCTGTAATTATCCCGGAATGCCAATCAAGCCTGGCTCCATGGGACGTCCGCTGCCTGGCATCGAAGCAGCCATTATTGATGATCGCGGGCAGGAATTGCCGCCTTACAGTATGGGTAATCTGGCGATACGGGCACCTTGGCCATCCATGATGGCGAAGATCTGGAATAACCCCGCGAAATATGAGGAATATTTCAGGCTTACAGGCTGGTATGTATCCGGTGACTCCGCTTATATGGATGAGGAAGGATATTTCTGGTTCCAGGGGAGGATTGATGATGTGATCAATTCTTCAGGCGAGCGTATCGGGCCCTTTGAAGTGGAGAGCAAGCTGGTAGAGCATCCAGCGGTAGCGGAGGCGGGTGTGATTGGTAAGCCGGATGTGACACGGGGGAGATCATCAAGGCCTTTGTGGCGCTTCGTGAAGGATATGAGGCGACACCGGAGCTGAAGGAAGAGATCTATCGTTTTGTCAAAGAGGGCCTGTCTGCCCACGCTGCTCCGCGTGAGATTGAGTTTAAGGATAAGCTGCCCAAGACACGTTCCGGCAAGATCATGCGGCGTGTACTGAAAGCCTGGGAGCTTGACCTGCCAGCGGGAGATCTATCCACCATTGAAGACTAACGTTGTTTAAAAGCCTGCTTCATGCCACGTGGTATGAAGCAGGCTTTTTTACTGCTGCACATGCAAAATAAAAAGCCGCACCCTCAGATTATGGTCTGAGGATGCGGCTTGTTTTGGATCGCTATGCCTGAATCAGGGTTGAAAATGTACGGCAGCAGAAGGTTCGGATTCACCTACACTGTTACTGGCAGATACCTTGAACCATCCACTGGTCGATGCGGGTACTCCATAATCCATGGTATTTCCCGCTGTTGTTCCAATTTTGGTGTAAGGAGCCGAGCCTGTTTCACTGTAATATACAGCATAACTATCTGCGTTTGGCGTTGATGCCCATTGAATGCGCAGTCCCTGAGAGAGGGCAGATACGCTGACTTGACCAGGTGTGCCTGGGGCTGTCGATGGCGTATTATCCGTCTGCGATTCTTCCGGCGTAATGATTGTGCCTGGAACTTCAATCGGCTCATTAATCTCTTCTTCCACAGCAGGAGGTACACTTCCAGCACTATTTACAGTAGCGCTAGGAGCGGACTCTCTGCCTGCAACATCCACTGCGGTTACATAGAAGGCGAAGTTACCGCCTTGTGCTGCATATGCAGAGAATGATCTGGATTCACCAGTCAGAACAACCTGACCCTGGTTCTGGAATCCTCCACCGTTCACAGAACGATACAAACGATAACCCACGACATCATTTTCAGGTGTGGCATTAAATGTAATGACAGCTCTGTCACCCGAGGTTGAGATGCGTACGTTACCCGGTGCATCGGGAGTTTTGCCGTTATCTGTTCTTGGATCAATCTGTGTCGGCATGTCTGCATCAGCATCTTCAGGAAGATAATAGGCAAGTGACTCATGTCGACTCATACGTGTGAATGCATTTTGCAATTCTTTGATGAGATCCGAGATTGGTTTTTTACGTTTGATTACTGTTTTTTCCTTCAACATGTCCGAAGGTGTTCCGTCACGCGGAATGTAGTTTACACCATTGTAAGTGATGTATTTGGCTTTGGCGACACCATCATCGCTATCTTTTGGAACAAACTTGCTGTTGAAAATATCCGTAACAAATTTGTCAGTCATGGATGTTGGCAACTTGCCGCTGTAAGCCGATACGGTACGCGTTTCGATGCCAGACGGTTTTTTGAACGAATCCGTGACGAACAGATCTTTTTGCGTATCGATCACTTCATTCAGGATTTTCGACCACAGTTGCTGTGCACGTTTCCGCTGTGATTTGCTCTCCAGCGTATTTACTGGCTGCTTGTATCCAACCCACACGCCAAGTGTGACATCGGGTGTATAACCTTCAAACCAGACATCTGCATAGTTTTGAGTGGAACCCGTTTTACCTACAATCGGCACACTCTTCGAATATTTGTAATTCTCACGTACTTTATCTGCCGTTCCTTCCGTAATAACGGTCCGCAGCATATCCGTCATGAGGTATGCTGTCTGCTCTGAGAAGGCTTGAACAGGTTCAGTATCGTGTTTATAGACGATGTTGCCTTTGGAATCTACAATTTTGCTGATCATGTAGGAATCGTTATATACACCATTATTGGCGATGGCACCATAGGCACTGGTCAGTTCTTCAACGGTTACACCGTATTGGAGTCCTCCGAGAACACCGGTCTGAGCCTGATAGTCTTCCTTCTGAATAGTGGTAATTCCTAATTTTTTGGCAAAGGCCCATGCTTTGTCGATCCCGACTTCTTCATTGAACAACTTCAAAGCCGGAATATTAAGTGAGTAATTCAGTGCTCTGCGGGCCGTAACAAGTCCTTGGTAACGGTTATTGGCATTTTTCGCAATATGGTACCCGCTAGGACCGCTTTTCAAGATGATCGGCGAGTCATCAATAATTGAAGCTGGCTGAACAAGACCTTCATCTAGCGCAGGAAGATAAGCAGCGATAGGTTTCATCGTTGAACCTGGCTGACGTATCATCTGTGTTGCATAGTTCATCTGTTCATCCTGGAAATCCCGTCCTTCAATCATGCCCAGGATGGCACCGGTTTTGTGATTAATCAGCATGGCAGCAGTTTGTTCTTTCCCTTTGACAGGATCATCTGCTGAGAAGTTGCTGTCATCTTCCGCAATGGTACGCATCGTTTTATAGATGCTTTTGTTGATGGTCGTGTAAATACGATATCCACCTGTTCGCAGTTGCGTCTGAGCTTCCTCTAATAACGCGCTGCTTTCCTTCTGAGGTGTGTCTGCATCCGTAGCTTTGTCTGTAGATTCAGCTGTGTCGGAATTCAACTGTTTCATCAAAATCTGTGCAGCTTGTCGTTCCGTTTCCATCATAAGATATGGATAAGTGTTGTAAGCTTTGACGGTTTTCGGAGCGAGTGAGCTTTTGATATCAAAGGCAAGAGCTTCGTCGTACTCGGACTGATTAATCTTGCCCAGTTCAAGCATACGGCGCAATACCAGATGCTGACGGTTGATTGCGCGGTCAAAATTTTCCTCTACAAAATCACCTTTACCGTTAAATGCGGAGTAAGAGGAGGGGAGTTGAGGCAATCCAGCAAGATAAGCAGCCTGAGCAATGTTGACTTTTTCTAGATCATTAATATTGAACAATCCTTTGGCGGCGGCTTTGATCCCGTAAACGTTGTATCCGCTGGAGCCATTACCAAAAGGAACCTTGTTCAGATAGGCTGTCATGATTTCGTCTTTGGTCAGGAAACGTTCGAGTCGGAGTGAGAGCAAAATTTCTTTCACTTTCCGATCTTCCGTGCGATCCAGATTCAAAAACACACGACGTGCCAATTGCTGAGTCAGTGTACTACCACCGGTTTGTACTGATTCTTTCAGTACTTTTTGTTTCACGGCACGTAGTGTTCCGCTCATGTCTACACCTTTATGTTCGTAAAAATGATTGTCTTCAATCGAAATGACTGCATCAATAACCTTTTGTGGAATCTGGTCTGTAGTGACCGGACGCCTGTCTTCTTCCGTACGTAATTGACCGATCGGACTGCCGTCGGCAAAGTAAGCAAAGCCTGTGATGGAGTTTTCGCTGACTTTTTGTTCAATCAGGGCCCTTGAACGGACAGGCTCGTCTTTCACAATGGAACTGACGTATCCCATCAAAGCACCGCCTACAAATAGTACGCCCATAAATCCAAGGACAACCATCCATTTGACGAAACTTCCCAGTCTGCGGGCAAAGCTGCGTTTGCGTACAGGCTGTTCATCGGGCTTTTTCTTATTAACATCAACCATTCAGTGTCTTCCTCCTTTTAACAGCACTTATTATAGCATAAAAAGGCGGGTTTGCATGCCTGAGAAATACAAGTAATGGTCGAAATTTGCCATTCTGCCATGCTTTATGCTATATATCATGCGATATTGAAGCACATTTCATGAGTTGTTAGTCAAAATAAGCAGGCCACCTCCATGCTGAAGTGCATAGGGTGGCCTGAATGATATGTCGTATTGGAGGTCTTCTATATTAGGTTTTGAAGCGTTGAATCAGTTTAAGCAGTTCCTGCGTAAGATTAGCGAGAGCGGCAGATGCTGCTGTAATCTGTTCCATGGATGCAAGCTGTTCTTCAGAGGCAGAAGCTACACGAGTTGCATGATCTGCTGTCTCATGACCAATGGTTTTGAGCTGCACCAACGTGGCATCAACCTGCTGTGATCCAGCTGACATCTGTTGTGCAATGGCTGATACATGCTCAACCTGCTCATTCACATCTGAAATCTGTGATGAGATGGAGAGGAATAGTTCACCACTCTCATTAATTACTTCCGCTATATGGCTAACCTCGGCATTTCCCTGTTCCATATTTTCAACGAGAGAAAGAACCTCTTGCTGAACGTTATGAATCAATGCTGCAATCTGCGCTGCTGATCTTCTGGATTGTTCGGCCAGATTACGAATCTCGGAAGCAACAACACCGAATCCTCGCCCGTGTTCCCCTGCACGTGATGCTTCAATGGAAGCATTAAGTGCAAGAAGATTGGTTTGACGGCTAACTTCTGTAATCATGCCTGTAATATGGCCAATCTCTTCAGAACGTTGACGGAAATTCTCCAGAGCAGTCATGGATGTCTGTACAGAAGAGGTGGCACTATCGACCATACGCATGGCGGACTGAATCTTATCGGTTCCAACCGTTGTTCGCTCAGCCACAGCTCGGGATGAATCGGATACATCGGAGGCTGCCTGTGCAATTCTTCCGATCCCTTCAGATATTTCATTCATGGAACGGGAGGACTCTTGCAGCTCCTGCACCTGTCTACCTGCTTTATCTGCAACTTCGACTCCTGTTAATGCAATCAGTTCGGCAGCTTTCCCTGTTTCTTCAGCACTTGCGCTTAACTGTTGAGAGGTGGAGCCCACAGATAGGGCATGTTCGGAAATAACGGATATGGTATGACGCAGTGTATCCATCATTTGATTCATATGACCCGCCATGACGCCAAATTCATCTTTGGATCGTACAGGTAACTTTTGTGTCAGATCTCCGCCAGCCAACTGTCCAGCGACGATGTTGACTTGATTCAACTGTCTTACAATGGAGATGATGGTGTAGGTAACCACACCTGCAAGCAGAAGTATTGCCAGTGCAGCTATCAGGATGGACCAGTTCAAGCTCTCATAGAAAGGTTGAAGGATATGGCTCTTTGGCAGCGCGGATACAAGGTACCAGTTCGAATCTGTTCCTTGTAAATTGGCGGTTTCGGCAATAAACAGTTCATCCCCTGCTTCAGGGTCATTGGCGTAAAACTGGGACTCGCCAGCTTGTATACGCTGAATGACTGTCTTTATATCAGGTGGAATGACGGCTCCTTCATGAGCCAGTTCCGGTTTGGAGCCGTGTGCAGCAATCTGTCCTTCGCTCGTAATAAGCATGGCATAACCCTGATCCGGATTAAGTGATGCTATATTTTGCTGAAAACGATCAATGGTAAAGTCTGCCCCAACAATACCGAGAAAAGTTTGATTCTCATCTAATAGGGGGAGGACAATCGAAACAAGTAGTGTTTCTTTACCGCCAACCGTATAGGTAACCGGCTCGGACCAATAGATGGATTTGGTTTTCTTTGGCTGCTGATAGTAAGTACTGGTTTCACCGCTTCCCTCATAAGTGGGCATAGGCTCAAAAAGCAGGGAGTTGCCATCGCGTACAACATATGGAACGAATCGACCCGTATCATCATCATATTCTTCTTTGTTGACATGATCGGCATCGTTTCCATCAAAGGCATTAGGTTCCCAGCCCGTATAAAAGCCAAAAACTTTCTCATCCTTTTTCAGATACTGTTCAAGGAGTCTAACGACTTCCTCGCGATTGAGTGAGCCGTTCTGGGCGGCGTCCAATAACGTAGTGCTCATGGTGTCCAATGTGTTTTTGACCTGATTGATATCTGTCATAAACTCGTTCGTAGCCCGATTGGCTGCCTGTCCAGCCACACTTTCGCCGTACTGCAGGCTTTTGTCGTAAATGGACTTGGTGTTAAATGTAATCAGGGCTCCAATACAGCAGAGTAATACAATTCCGAGTAGAAGTCCGAGCTTGACAGCAAGCTTGCGATTGCGAAAAAAATGCATTGTTATAGTCCCCTCAATGTTACTCTTGTGATGTCATTAATGATGTGTGCTTCTCCAAAAAGGGAGTCTATACTTTATATCGATATTTGAGGTCCTATAATGAAGGTAAATAGAAAAAAATGCATAGAAAAACAGCTGCCGAGAAAATCTCGACAGCTGTTTGGATTGAAACTTTAATGTGATTGCAACGATTAACGGTTGTAGAACTCGACGATTTGTTTTTCATCGATGTCTTGGGACAATTCAGCGCGCTCAGGCAAGCGGATGAATTTACCTTCTACAGCAGCTTCGTTGTATTCAACGTATGCTGGAAGATGCGAACGACCTTCCAAAGCTTCTTTAACGGAAGAAAGAGCGCGGCTCTTCTCACGCAAGCCGATTACATCGCCAGTGCTTACTTGGTAAGAAGCGATATCGACTTTTTTGCCGTTTACAGTTACGTGACCGTGTGCTACCAACTGACGCGCTCCAGCGCGGGAGTTAGCAAATCCAAGGCGGTAAACGAGGTTGTCAAGGCGGCACTCAAGCAAGAACATGAAGTTCTCACCGGCAATACCTTGCATTTTTTGAGCTTTAGAGAACAGTGTGCGGAATTGCTTCTCGCCCAAACCGTACATGTGGCGCAATTTTTGTTTTTCTTGCAATTGCATACCGTAGTTGCTCATTTTTCTGCGTTGGTTAGCTCCGTGCTGACCTGGAGGGAAAGGACGTTTCAATTCTTTGCCTGTTCCGCTAAGGGAAATGCCGAGGCGACGGCTCAATTTAAATTTAGGACCAGTGTAACGTGCCATGTTTAAAGTAGCTCCTTTTTAGTTAAAGTTCATATTAGGGCTCTGTTTGCGCTCCAATTTGTTGATGCGGGCTTGGCCTCGCATAGAACGATCAGGAAAGTTCAGCCGCTGTCCTGAAAGCAACAAAAAGAATGAGGGTGACACAACCGGTAATGCCCAAATTTAAAGACCCATTAGTAGTCTTCATCAACAATTTATATTACAGTTTAAGAGAACCAAAGTCAAGCGTAGGATAAAAGTAAAAAAAACGTCTAAATTTGTCGATAGGTCATTGGGCCTAAAATAATGGGACAATTTTCTGAAATATGGATGCAAAAAAGCTTTAAACAGAGTAAAATAGAATGTATCTTAACTTTAAATCATCTTTATGTAACAAGGTTATCGCAACGAATTTGCAGGTTTGCGATAACGTCTGCAGATTAATGCATCCTGGTGGATGCAAAAACGGTGCAAAGGAGCGCCTGACATGTTAGAACATCTAAGAAGTTTACCTGCCAGCTTGAATTCACGAAGTTCGGGCGATTCCGCATCTTTTGCCGCTTCTCGTTCTCATGAAGAGCATGTGTTGTGGATGCAAAAAATGGATATCACACCTTTTGATTTTTCATATTTGGGCAGCTTGCTAGAGCAGGCATACAGTGACTGGAACTCCAGAGTGGGATCGAGCCTTGCCAGGAAATCGACCTTTTACAGCGTGTGGAACACGGAAGGCGACTGCATATCATATGATAGCAATCTTGAAGCTGACCCGGGCGTGGATGCACGCAGGCTGGTATTGGAATGTTTGCATAAGAGACAGGTCCTGTCCCTCAATGGGACAAGCGAACGTGGAGAATATCATATAATAACACATCCCTTATTCTCCAGAACGAACAAGGATATGTTTGCCGTATTCACTGCTGTGATCTATGAATCCAATCAATATGAAACGTCTGAAGCTGTGGTTCAATCTGAGGCATTGCATTATCACACCTGCTTTTACCGAAGATTTGAATACATATTTATGACGGACCTGTTACATGCTCATGAACAAACTGCACGTGAGGAACACCGGAGGTCCATCCTCTTTCAGATTGTCCAGCGCATGCATGACAAAATGGATGTCGAGGCCATATTGGATGAGGTATTTGACAGTATGGACTACTTGTACCCGGCCACTTATATCAAATTGTATATGTCTCAGGATCAGAGCAATTCTGATCCGCGGATTAAACCGTTGCTTGTCCATGAGCAAGGAGAAGATATATGTGTGCGTTCATTTACAGAAGGCAAGCTGATCGTTGCTCGCTCTGATGATGCAGAGAACCGGATTGTGGATGTAGGGATTCCGTTGAAAGGCAAACAGGGCATATACGGTGTGTTCCATATCGAAATGAATGAAGAGATTATGGAAGAATCGGATCTGCAATTGATCACGATGATGGTTGACACCGCAGGTACGGCCTTTGAGAATGCCAAATTGCATGAGCAATCCAACATGTTAATTCAGGAGCTTCGTCTAATTAATGATCTTACACAGCGGTTAAATAAGAGTCTGCATCTTTCCGAGATTTATCAATTGTCCGAGCAAGAGTTAAAAGAAATATTCCAGGCTGAAACGTGTTGTATTCTTCAACTCAACGACAGTACGAATGACTTTGAAGTCATGTCATCCAACGTGAAGGATGTTTTTCACCAATCCTTTTCTGTAGATTACGGTATCGCAGGTTTGGTGTATCGAACAGAGGAACCGCTTATTATACCCAATTATGCGCAATACGATAAAGTATCCTCCTTCTTCATGGAAGATACGGGGTCCATGTCACTGATCGCATCACCGATCAGAGTCAATGGTGAAGTGAAGGGTGCCATTTTGCTGGGACATAGTAGGGAGCATTATTTTTCATATGATAACTATCGGCTCTTACAGATGTTATCCATTCATATCGGCATTGCCTTGTCAAATGCGACGCTGCATGCCGAGGTTCGTCGTTTGGCTAATCTGGACATGTTGACAGGTCTGTACGTGCGGCATTATCTGGATAGTGTGATTCACGAGCGACAGGCTCATGAATTCTGTGGTTCCCTCATTGTGGTGGATATTGATCAGTTCAAACAGGTGAATGATACATTCGGCCACCAGACGGGAGATCAAGTATTGAAACAAGTGAGTGAGATCGTCACCAGTTCTGTTCGCCCTCAGGATGTCTGCGCCAGATGGGGTGGAGAAGAACTGGCGATTTATATGCCCCAGGTGAGCGTAAGGCAGGCGCTGGATTATGCGGAAGTGATTCGACAGAGAGTCGCCGAGGAGACCAGACCTCTCGTCACGGTATCCAGTGGCATCGCAGAATGGAATTGGATGGATGAGAAGGTTAGTGTGGAGTCGCTGTTTTATCGGGCTGACATGGCTCTGTACAGCGCCAAGAACGGTGGTCGGAACAGAATCGTTGTCGAAGAACAGAATGTAACACGTTAAGAGAGAACCATTCCAATGGCGGAGTCGTTCTCTTTTTTATGCATCGGAGATCAAGTTGTATATAGAAGGCAGTATAAGCTTATACGGGCGGGGCAATCTATGAAGAAAATTCATGGAAGGGTGAGGATAGATATGCTTAACCGCCGTTCGGTACGTACATTATGGTTATTTGTGAGCATCGTGATTATGGGTCTTCCAGGTTGTGGATTTCAGCGAGATCGAACGCCTGAAGAGGTTTTTTCCCTGGCTTTGTCGGGGATAGCGGGAAAAGAAACGTTGAGCTTCGAAGGAGAGGCAGGACTTCGTCGGGAGAACAGTGGGCTGTTCGAGAATCAGTTTAAATTCGAAGGCAAGCTGGAGAATCATGATCGCCTGACCCTACAAACCCGATTACCTGGAGAAGTAACTGCCGTGGGCACAGACATTCATACGACCGCCGTAAAAAATAACGGACAACCCAGTGGATTTAGCGCCGCTTTTGAGCGGAAACAGGGGCAATGGATGGCATTGTCTGCGCAACATGAGCCGCTGCGGGGTTCTCTTTCCCGTTTCAATCCAATTGCCCAACTGGAGAAGATCGATAAGATGAACAAAACCATTCAATCCGAATATGGGGCTGGTCGTCGAACCAGAACATTACGGATTGAACTTGCACCGGAAGACGCCAAAACATGGGCTGTAGCCCAGCTAAACGACGAGATGAACGCCATTCGTGCAGAATATATGCATAAGGCTGCTACCGTGAAAGGGGCGCGTAAGGAGAAGCTGGAGAAGGATCTGGACAACGTGTGGAAGCAGGGTGAAACAACGATGCAACAGATGATGAAGCAGGCGAGCGTGCAGACGGTATATCATCTCACCGTAGATCGGAAGAGCAGTCTGCCTCTTCGCCTATCCTCTGAAAGTCAGGTGAGTTATACGGACAACAATCGTAAAAGCAACAAAGAAGCCCTCGTCACCGATGTCAACTTCAAGTCATATCAATAAACGAAGTGAGGGGACTGCCTGCTGACGGAATGACTATTCGCGTGCTACAATAGTATCGTAATTTACCGTTGTTCAATTCAAGCATGGCAGAAGACAGGAGGATTTTACCAAGATGAAGGACCCAAGAATTCAAAAGCTTGCAGCAAGCCTGGTGGGCTATTCTGTAGATGTACAGCCTGGTGAAAATGTATTGGTTGAGATGATTGGATCAGAACGTGATCTGATTAACGCCATCATTGAAGAGGTAGGCAAAAAGGGCGGTAACGTCTTTGTACAGTTGACCGATAAAACCGTACAGCGTGCGATGCTGAAAAATGCGACAGAAGAAATGATGAAAACGTGGGCAGAGATTGATCTGAACCGTATGAAGCAGATGGATTGTTATATCGGTATTCGTGCGGGAGAAAATGTGAATGATCTGTCCGATGTACCGGAAGAAAAAATGAAAATGTACAATGCATTGTACTCCCACCCGGTACATAGTGAACAACGTGTCAAACATACGAAATGGGTTGTGCTTCGTTACCCTAACGCAAGTATGGCGCAACTCGCCAATACGAGTACGGAAGCGTTCGAAGATTTCTACTTCGACGTATGTAACCTGGATTACGCCAAAATGGACAAAGCTCAAGACTCACTCGCTAACCTGATGAAGCGGACGGACAAAGTTCGTATCACGGGACCAGGAACAGAGCTGAGCTTCTCCATTAAAGATATTGGTGCAGAGAAATGTTCCGGGCAAAAAAATATTCCGGATGGTGAAGTGTACAGTGCTCCTGTGCGTAACTCCGTGAATGGAACGATCAGTTACAACACGCCAACACTTTATAATGGAGTGACATTT
Protein-coding sequences here:
- a CDS encoding sensor domain-containing diguanylate cyclase — protein: MLEHLRSLPASLNSRSSGDSASFAASRSHEEHVLWMQKMDITPFDFSYLGSLLEQAYSDWNSRVGSSLARKSTFYSVWNTEGDCISYDSNLEADPGVDARRLVLECLHKRQVLSLNGTSERGEYHIITHPLFSRTNKDMFAVFTAVIYESNQYETSEAVVQSEALHYHTCFYRRFEYIFMTDLLHAHEQTAREEHRRSILFQIVQRMHDKMDVEAILDEVFDSMDYLYPATYIKLYMSQDQSNSDPRIKPLLVHEQGEDICVRSFTEGKLIVARSDDAENRIVDVGIPLKGKQGIYGVFHIEMNEEIMEESDLQLITMMVDTAGTAFENAKLHEQSNMLIQELRLINDLTQRLNKSLHLSEIYQLSEQELKEIFQAETCCILQLNDSTNDFEVMSSNVKDVFHQSFSVDYGIAGLVYRTEEPLIIPNYAQYDKVSSFFMEDTGSMSLIASPIRVNGEVKGAILLGHSREHYFSYDNYRLLQMLSIHIGIALSNATLHAEVRRLANLDMLTGLYVRHYLDSVIHERQAHEFCGSLIVVDIDQFKQVNDTFGHQTGDQVLKQVSEIVTSSVRPQDVCARWGGEELAIYMPQVSVRQALDYAEVIRQRVAEETRPLVTVSSGIAEWNWMDEKVSVESLFYRADMALYSAKNGGRNRIVVEEQNVTR
- a CDS encoding aminopeptidase, which produces MKDPRIQKLAASLVGYSVDVQPGENVLVEMIGSERDLINAIIEEVGKKGGNVFVQLTDKTVQRAMLKNATEEMMKTWAEIDLNRMKQMDCYIGIRAGENVNDLSDVPEEKMKMYNALYSHPVHSEQRVKHTKWVVLRYPNASMAQLANTSTEAFEDFYFDVCNLDYAKMDKAQDSLANLMKRTDKVRITGPGTELSFSIKDIGAEKCSGQKNIPDGEVYSAPVRNSVNGTISYNTPTLYNGVTFENIKFTFENGKIIEATSNDTERLNEILNSDEGARHIGEFAIGFNPHILHPMKDILFDEKIAGSLHFTPGQAYEETDNGNRSSIHWDLVLIQRPDYGGGEIYFDDVLIRKDGIFVIPELECLNPDRLK